In Reichenbachiella agarivorans, one genomic interval encodes:
- a CDS encoding pyridoxal phosphate-dependent aminotransferase: MIKVADRIADVQEYYFSKKLDEIRAMVASGKDVINLGIGSPDMPPAPEVAEELIKSASNTANHAYQSYRSIPELRSAIAGFYQSHYGVTVDPANEVLPLLGSKEGVMYISMAFLNPGDTVLIPNPGYPAYKTAAEMMGAKVAFYDLKEENEWVPKFSTIDKADLKAAKLMWVNYPNMPTGKRANKEILRSLVEFAGQHDILIVNDNPYSFILNEKPLSMLSVEGSMENCLELNSMSKAFNMAGWRVGMVSGRKEYIDAILRVKSNVDSGMFRPIQDAAVKALSLPRSWFDSINQEYAKRRKLAEQILDVLGCKHDEEQSGMFLWARIPSGRQSEEFVDEILQERHVFITPGTIFGSNGEGYIRISLCSTQEALKKVINRLETVKA, translated from the coding sequence ATGATAAAGGTAGCAGATAGAATAGCAGATGTACAAGAGTACTATTTCTCCAAAAAATTGGACGAGATAAGAGCCATGGTTGCATCAGGAAAAGACGTTATCAATCTTGGGATTGGTAGCCCAGACATGCCTCCAGCACCAGAGGTGGCTGAGGAATTAATTAAGAGTGCGAGCAATACAGCCAACCATGCATATCAATCGTATAGATCGATACCAGAATTGAGATCGGCGATTGCTGGATTCTACCAATCACACTATGGTGTGACTGTTGATCCTGCCAATGAAGTACTGCCTTTGCTAGGTTCTAAGGAGGGGGTGATGTATATTTCTATGGCATTTTTGAATCCTGGAGATACTGTTTTGATTCCTAATCCAGGCTATCCAGCATACAAGACCGCTGCTGAAATGATGGGAGCTAAAGTGGCGTTTTACGATCTGAAAGAAGAAAATGAATGGGTGCCTAAATTCAGTACCATCGATAAGGCAGATCTAAAAGCTGCCAAGTTGATGTGGGTGAACTACCCCAATATGCCCACTGGCAAAAGAGCCAACAAGGAAATTTTGAGGAGCTTGGTTGAGTTTGCAGGTCAGCATGATATTTTGATCGTGAACGACAACCCATACAGCTTTATTCTCAATGAAAAGCCTTTGAGTATGTTGTCTGTAGAAGGCAGTATGGAAAATTGTTTGGAGTTAAACTCCATGAGCAAGGCATTCAATATGGCTGGATGGAGAGTGGGTATGGTCAGTGGTCGCAAAGAATACATCGATGCGATATTGAGAGTAAAATCCAATGTAGACTCTGGGATGTTTCGTCCGATTCAGGATGCAGCTGTCAAAGCCTTGAGTCTGCCCAGATCATGGTTTGATTCTATCAATCAGGAATATGCCAAAAGAAGAAAATTGGCTGAACAAATTCTGGATGTTTTGGGTTGTAAACATGACGAAGAGCAGTCAGGCATGTTCCTTTGGGCCAGAATTCCATCGGGTAGACAGAGTGAAGAATTCGTAGATGAGATACTTCAAGAAAGACATGTATTTATCACTCCAGGAACTATTTTCGGATCTAATGGAGAAGGGTATATCAGGATTTCTTTGTGTTCGACACAGGAAGCGTTGAAAAAAGTGATCAATAGATTGGAAACAGTAAAAGCATGA
- a CDS encoding prephenate dehydrogenase, which yields MIVSIIGLGLIGGSVGKRLREVGFADQILGVDLSDENAQKAVQLGLVDEAVAYQQAVSVSDLIILAIPVDGMSKLLPSLLSQISDQTTVMDLGSTKEQICLAVQGHPNRKNFVAAHPIAGTENSGPEAAFSTLFEGKTGIICDAEESQVSSYELAKSCLDQLGMHVIEMGSKSHDLHIAYVSHISHISSFVLGQTVLEIEKNEANIFNLAGSGFASTVRLAKSSPQMWAPIFKQNKKHISTALGAYIDNLATFKALLDQGEEDAMIACMDNANEIRRVLNGIESKKKNDNHIKEIV from the coding sequence ATGATCGTATCAATTATAGGGTTGGGACTGATAGGAGGATCCGTAGGTAAAAGGCTTAGGGAAGTAGGCTTTGCAGATCAGATTCTAGGGGTAGATCTCAGCGACGAGAATGCCCAAAAGGCGGTACAGTTAGGTTTGGTGGATGAAGCGGTTGCGTACCAGCAAGCGGTAAGTGTATCCGATTTGATCATTTTGGCAATACCAGTAGATGGAATGAGCAAGTTGCTGCCATCATTGCTCAGTCAAATCAGCGATCAGACGACAGTGATGGATTTGGGATCAACCAAAGAACAAATATGTTTGGCAGTACAAGGACATCCTAACAGAAAGAACTTTGTAGCAGCTCATCCAATTGCTGGTACAGAAAATTCAGGTCCAGAGGCCGCTTTCTCAACTTTGTTTGAGGGCAAAACAGGAATTATCTGTGATGCGGAAGAGTCGCAAGTTTCTTCCTATGAGTTGGCTAAGTCATGCTTAGATCAGTTGGGTATGCATGTGATTGAAATGGGAAGCAAGTCTCATGACTTACATATCGCTTATGTCTCTCACATTTCTCACATTAGCTCATTTGTGTTGGGACAGACGGTATTGGAGATTGAAAAAAACGAAGCAAATATATTCAATCTGGCAGGAAGTGGGTTTGCATCAACTGTCAGGTTAGCAAAGAGTTCACCACAGATGTGGGCTCCTATATTCAAGCAAAACAAAAAGCATATTAGTACAGCACTGGGTGCATATATAGATAATTTAGCAACATTCAAAGCCTTGCTAGATCAAGGAGAAGAAGATGCCATGATCGCATGTATGGACAATGCCAACGAGATCCGTAGGGTCTTGAATGGAATAGAGAGTAAAAAGAAAAATGACAATCACATTAAAGAAATAGTTTAA
- a CDS encoding prephenate dehydratase produces the protein MEVGIQGVLGSFHDQAASKYFNGHDLDLKPFSSFRSLAKAIQAKELDYGVMAIENTIAGSILPNYALISEFDLEVTGEVYIRIEMNLIAHAGVKLEDINQVFSHPMALLQCSDFLTQYPNMKLTEYEDTADSVRLIKESNMTNAAAIASKKAAQLFDMPILEENIETNKQNYTRFLIIKSRMNGQTKVPEKASLRVMTKHDPGRLSDVLVAFKEHNINLTKIQSMPVLGQPYRYAFNIDVTWEDYDEYQQSLKEIAKSSELIEIHGEYEKGLMPDYDKGSR, from the coding sequence ATGGAGGTTGGAATTCAGGGTGTTTTAGGTTCGTTTCACGATCAGGCAGCTAGCAAGTATTTTAATGGGCATGACTTGGATTTGAAGCCGTTTAGTAGTTTTAGATCCTTGGCCAAAGCGATACAGGCCAAAGAATTGGATTATGGCGTGATGGCCATCGAAAACACAATAGCTGGTAGCATCCTGCCAAACTATGCTTTGATTTCGGAATTTGATTTAGAAGTAACCGGAGAGGTATATATCAGGATAGAGATGAATTTGATCGCACATGCAGGAGTCAAATTGGAAGACATCAATCAGGTGTTTTCCCATCCGATGGCGCTGTTGCAGTGTTCGGATTTCTTGACACAGTATCCTAATATGAAACTGACGGAATATGAAGATACTGCAGACAGTGTACGGCTGATCAAAGAGTCAAATATGACCAATGCTGCTGCGATCGCTAGTAAAAAGGCAGCACAGTTGTTTGATATGCCGATTTTGGAAGAGAATATCGAAACCAATAAACAAAATTATACGCGATTTTTAATAATCAAAAGTCGTATGAACGGTCAGACCAAAGTGCCAGAAAAGGCATCATTGAGAGTCATGACCAAACATGATCCAGGTAGATTGTCTGATGTTTTAGTGGCGTTTAAGGAGCACAATATCAACCTGACCAAGATACAGTCTATGCCAGTTTTGGGCCAACCCTATCGCTACGCATTCAATATCGATGTGACTTGGGAGGATTATGATGAGTACCAGCAATCACTCAAGGAAATAGCTAAGAGTTCGGAGCTGATAGAAATACATGGTGAATATGAAAAAGGTTTAATGCCTGATTATGATAAAGGTAGCAGATAG